A single Nisaea sp. DNA region contains:
- a CDS encoding AraC family transcriptional regulator → MRKQTEASYVERIGRVLDRIADHADTPLKLNELAETAAFSAFHFHRVFRALTGETVQEVVRRVRMSRAAHALRIERETVTEAALAAGYGSTEGFARTFRQCFGLPPSIYRTAKAPPPYRPLNTRIHYRPETGSIRLIADRKEHGMQVEIRDIKPDPIIAWRHVGPYYEVGASFGALSGWVGKHALYPHVTGCFGLSYDDAGSVPEAELRYDACVSAREGTPIPVDALPENARVDTLPAGRYACTMLEGSYMGMEDCFHRLLGLWLPESGESLDERPCLECYLNDPAEVAEVELRTLICIPLNG, encoded by the coding sequence ATGAGAAAGCAGACCGAAGCCTCCTATGTAGAGCGCATCGGCCGGGTCCTGGACCGGATCGCGGACCATGCGGACACACCGTTAAAGCTGAATGAGTTGGCGGAGACAGCCGCCTTCTCCGCTTTTCATTTCCATCGGGTGTTCCGCGCGCTTACCGGGGAGACCGTGCAGGAGGTGGTACGACGGGTCCGGATGTCCCGCGCGGCTCATGCGCTCCGGATTGAGCGGGAGACTGTGACGGAAGCGGCGCTCGCAGCCGGGTATGGGAGCACTGAGGGCTTCGCCCGGACCTTCCGGCAGTGTTTCGGCCTGCCTCCCAGCATCTATCGGACGGCAAAGGCACCGCCGCCCTACAGGCCGTTGAATACCCGAATTCATTATCGACCAGAGACCGGAAGTATTCGCCTGATCGCGGACAGGAAGGAGCATGGCATGCAGGTTGAAATCAGAGATATAAAACCGGACCCGATCATCGCCTGGCGCCATGTCGGGCCTTATTACGAAGTCGGGGCAAGTTTCGGGGCGCTGAGCGGCTGGGTTGGAAAGCATGCACTCTATCCGCATGTCACCGGTTGTTTCGGGCTGTCCTATGACGACGCGGGGAGCGTTCCCGAGGCCGAGCTGCGCTATGACGCCTGCGTCTCGGCCCGTGAAGGGACACCTATACCTGTGGACGCTCTGCCGGAGAATGCCCGCGTCGATACGCTGCCGGCGGGCCGCTATGCCTGCACAATGTTGGAAGGCTCCTACATGGGCATGGAGGATTGCTTCCACCGCCTGCTCGGCCTCTGGCTGCCGGAAAGCGGGGAGAGCCTTGATGAACGTCCATGTCTCGAATGCTATCTGAACGATCCGGCCGAGGTGGCGGAAGTCGAGCTGCGCACCCTGATCTGCATTCCGCTGAACGGCTGA
- a CDS encoding C45 family peptidase produces the protein MEKLFRAVDEPQPGVFARQSIEEGRVFVADWYAKAERIPGPEECRRRVGEHMPEILGLFDSMAVFAGDDPAMIAALAGIDPPPLIPAGCTVRAFTRPRPTMLRNYDFHPDATSAVILRTDWSGRGVLGMSEGISGLLDGVNDAGVAAALTFGGRHVYGSGFSIVQIIRYLLQVASDVKEAADVLRRMPCAWSHNVLAQDRSGKAIRAELAPDRAPLVTEGYAVTNHQADVEPRPDSAQRFDTVCALTEDAETARAVFVERDLRKEDFDEWLGTLYTAEYMPGENAVKFHWRDGSWAQSLMQFEPGERRVTYPG, from the coding sequence ATGGAGAAGCTATTCCGTGCTGTCGATGAGCCGCAGCCGGGCGTATTCGCGCGGCAATCGATCGAAGAGGGACGCGTCTTCGTGGCGGACTGGTACGCGAAAGCGGAACGTATCCCGGGCCCGGAGGAATGCCGCCGCCGTGTCGGCGAACACATGCCGGAAATACTTGGCCTGTTCGATAGCATGGCGGTATTCGCCGGGGACGACCCGGCCATGATCGCCGCCCTTGCCGGGATCGATCCGCCACCGCTGATCCCGGCTGGCTGCACCGTTCGCGCCTTCACGCGGCCCCGGCCAACCATGCTGCGAAACTACGATTTCCACCCGGATGCGACTTCGGCGGTCATCCTGCGCACTGATTGGTCAGGGCGCGGCGTGCTCGGCATGTCCGAAGGGATTAGTGGCCTGCTCGACGGGGTTAATGATGCGGGTGTGGCCGCCGCGCTTACCTTTGGTGGGCGGCATGTCTATGGCTCCGGGTTCAGTATTGTGCAGATCATCCGGTATTTGCTGCAGGTTGCCTCAGACGTGAAGGAGGCGGCGGACGTATTACGCCGGATGCCCTGTGCGTGGTCTCACAATGTGCTTGCGCAAGACAGATCCGGGAAAGCAATCCGGGCCGAGCTTGCGCCGGATCGGGCGCCACTCGTTACTGAAGGGTATGCCGTGACAAATCATCAGGCAGATGTGGAGCCGCGTCCTGATTCCGCCCAGCGGTTTGATACGGTCTGTGCGTTGACGGAGGATGCGGAAACTGCACGGGCGGTGTTCGTTGAGAGGGATCTTCGCAAGGAAGATTTCGACGAATGGCTGGGGACGCTCTACACGGCGGAATATATGCCGGGCGAGAATGCGGTGAAGTTCCATTGGCGGGACGGCAGTTGGGCGCAGTCACTCATGCAGTTCGAACCGGGCGAGCGTCGGGTGACTTATCCCGGCTAG
- a CDS encoding Gfo/Idh/MocA family oxidoreductase, whose translation MSKSHNIVVIGLGIMGRRMIQYMIPHDRFTVIGAWDPSADSVATARAEFPDMKIWESAESMIAAPEADLVYIASPPAFHKHYADLAMDAGKPVYCEKPLGISVPESEEMVRRLAETKTPNVVNFSQASLEGVEMIEAAMKEGSMGDIVSAELVMHFAQWPRDWQADADWLRFRDQGGYTREVTSHYLYITERFLGRANLLWSKPTYQADPKLCETHVHAMLDCSGVPVSYSAAVGGVGPDRIEGTFYGTKKSMRLSGFYILEQTSGGPWELAMELPEDPRSVSVPRQIDNVARWMDGDKHTMPSAADALSVQKLVEGILAD comes from the coding sequence ATGAGCAAGAGCCACAATATCGTCGTCATCGGCCTCGGCATCATGGGCCGGCGCATGATCCAGTACATGATCCCGCATGACCGCTTCACGGTTATCGGGGCCTGGGACCCGAGTGCCGACTCCGTCGCCACCGCCAGGGCCGAATTCCCGGACATGAAGATCTGGGAAAGTGCCGAATCCATGATCGCGGCGCCAGAAGCCGATCTCGTCTATATCGCCAGCCCCCCCGCTTTCCATAAGCATTATGCCGATCTCGCCATGGATGCCGGCAAGCCGGTCTATTGCGAGAAGCCGCTCGGCATCTCCGTGCCGGAGAGCGAGGAGATGGTTCGCCGCCTGGCAGAGACCAAGACACCGAACGTGGTGAACTTCTCCCAGGCCTCTCTTGAGGGCGTCGAGATGATCGAAGCCGCGATGAAAGAAGGCTCCATGGGGGACATCGTCAGCGCCGAGCTGGTGATGCATTTCGCCCAGTGGCCGCGCGACTGGCAGGCGGACGCCGACTGGCTGCGCTTCCGCGACCAGGGCGGCTATACGCGGGAAGTCACTTCGCACTATCTCTATATTACCGAACGCTTCCTCGGCCGCGCAAATCTGCTCTGGAGCAAGCCGACCTATCAGGCCGACCCGAAGCTCTGTGAAACCCATGTCCATGCCATGCTGGATTGCAGCGGCGTTCCGGTGAGCTATAGCGCAGCCGTCGGCGGCGTCGGTCCCGACCGGATCGAGGGCACCTTCTACGGCACGAAGAAAAGCATGCGCCTCAGCGGGTTCTACATTCTGGAGCAGACCAGTGGCGGTCCGTGGGAGCTGGCTATGGAACTTCCGGAAGACCCGCGTTCGGTCTCCGTGCCCCGGCAGATCGACAATGTTGCGCGCTGGATGGACGGCGACAAACACACCATGCCGTCAGCCGCCGATGCACTCTCCGTGCAAAAGCTGGTCGAAGGTATTCTGGCGGATTGA
- the ggt gene encoding gamma-glutamyltransferase: MRNLQLPGRSPVYARRAAIATSHPLASQAGLTILKSGGNAVDAAIAACAVMCVVEPAMTGIGGDCFALYAPKGATKPIAMNGSGKAPAAATLAKLNELGVRDEIPLHSPHAVTVPGAIAAWAKLIEDHGSMSFAEILQPAIEFAEQGYVVHSRVAFDWVSEEEALAADPDSAKVMLVDGKAPKAGTVHKQPQLAETLKKIAAGGRDAFYKGEVAEDMVAKLNSVGGLHTMDDFAAADAEYVEPIRADYKGYDIYECPPNGQGICALMIMNILAGFDMKSLSEADRVHVIAEATKIGYHQRDCYVADPKFADVPVEWMLGEEHTAQMRAMVDMDKAGNFEDSDFPLHRDTIYLSCIDEQGNAISFINSLFSGFGSTIMAPKSGVMLHSRGNSFHLKEGHPNCIEPRKRPMHTIIPGYVFKNGTAVAPFGVMGGQYQSTGQANFISNVVDLGHDIQEAMDAPRSFATEGILQVESEFAPETYTALEAKGHKLERQEKPIGGSQCVWRDPETGVLQAGSDPRKDGHATGY; this comes from the coding sequence ATGAGAAATCTGCAACTCCCCGGACGTTCCCCCGTTTATGCCCGCCGGGCAGCCATTGCGACCAGCCATCCGCTGGCCAGCCAGGCAGGCCTCACGATCCTGAAGTCCGGCGGTAACGCAGTGGACGCGGCCATCGCGGCCTGCGCCGTGATGTGTGTGGTCGAGCCCGCCATGACCGGAATCGGCGGCGACTGTTTCGCGCTGTACGCTCCGAAAGGCGCGACCAAGCCGATCGCCATGAACGGATCCGGCAAGGCCCCGGCCGCCGCCACACTGGCAAAGCTGAACGAGCTGGGCGTCAGGGACGAGATCCCGCTGCACAGCCCGCACGCGGTGACGGTGCCCGGCGCGATTGCCGCCTGGGCAAAGCTGATTGAGGATCACGGCTCGATGAGTTTCGCCGAAATCCTGCAGCCGGCCATCGAGTTCGCTGAACAAGGTTATGTCGTGCATTCGCGCGTCGCCTTTGACTGGGTCAGCGAAGAGGAAGCATTGGCCGCCGATCCGGACTCTGCCAAGGTCATGCTGGTCGACGGCAAGGCGCCAAAGGCCGGCACCGTGCACAAACAGCCGCAGCTGGCTGAGACCCTGAAGAAGATTGCCGCCGGTGGCCGCGACGCCTTCTACAAGGGCGAGGTTGCCGAAGACATGGTGGCCAAGCTGAATTCCGTCGGCGGTCTGCACACGATGGATGATTTCGCTGCGGCCGACGCCGAATATGTCGAGCCGATCCGGGCTGACTACAAAGGCTACGACATCTATGAGTGCCCGCCGAACGGCCAGGGCATCTGCGCGCTGATGATCATGAACATCCTTGCCGGCTTCGACATGAAGTCGCTCAGCGAGGCGGACCGGGTGCATGTGATCGCCGAAGCGACCAAGATCGGCTACCACCAACGGGACTGCTATGTCGCCGATCCGAAATTCGCCGACGTGCCAGTCGAATGGATGCTTGGCGAGGAGCACACCGCCCAGATGCGGGCCATGGTCGACATGGACAAGGCCGGGAACTTTGAGGACAGCGACTTCCCGCTGCATCGCGACACGATCTATCTCTCCTGCATCGATGAGCAGGGTAACGCGATCTCCTTCATCAATTCGCTGTTCTCCGGCTTCGGCAGCACCATCATGGCGCCGAAATCCGGTGTCATGCTGCACAGCCGCGGCAACAGCTTCCATCTGAAGGAAGGTCATCCGAACTGCATCGAGCCGCGCAAGCGCCCGATGCACACCATCATCCCGGGCTACGTCTTCAAGAATGGCACGGCGGTGGCTCCGTTCGGTGTGATGGGCGGCCAATATCAGTCGACCGGCCAGGCCAACTTCATCTCCAACGTGGTTGATCTCGGGCACGACATCCAGGAGGCGATGGACGCACCGCGCAGCTTCGCCACTGAAGGCATCCTGCAGGTCGAGAGCGAGTTCGCGCCGGAGACCTACACCGCTCTGGAAGCCAAGGGCCACAAGCTCGAAAGGCAGGAGAAGCCGATCGGCGGCAGCCAGTGCGTCTGGCGCGATCCGGAAACCGGCGTGCTTCAGGCGGGCTCCGACCCGCGCAAGGACGGCCACGCCACCGGCTACTAA